ACGCTGTCGTTGGGCCCTCAATGGGTTCAATGCAAGCCATCGATTGGGCGGCAGCTTATCCGAGTAAAGTTGAACGAATGATGTCAGTTATAGGAGCTGGCCAATCCGACCCTTGGACAACGGCACTTTTAGAACATTGGGCCACGCCAATCAAACTCGATAGAAATTGGAACGATGGCGATTATTATGCCGGTTCAGCCCCTATTGACGGATTAACCGCGTCATTAATGTTGATCACTCAAAATGCCCTATCTGCGGATTTTTTCAACCAACTAGGCAAACAAACTGTGCCCTTTCAGGCCCTCGAAAGTGAGCCATTGCATGATATTCGAAAATCTCACAGCATAGTTAATTGGCTGCGCAGCAGAGCACAGGCCCGCGCGACAACTATGGATGCAAATCATCTGCTTTATTTAGTCAGGGCCTGCCAGCTATTTATCACCGGCCATCAACATGATTTTTCTAAAGCCATCGCGAGCATCACAGCAAAGACATTGTTCCTACCCGCTACCCAAGATCAACTGCTGATGCCCTACCACGCTAAACAAACTCATCAAGCATTGATCGATAGCGGTAAAAAAAGCCAAATTAAAATGCTTGAAGGCCCCTTGGGACATCTTGAAGGTGTAACTGGCATCTCCCAGCATACTGATGCTATCCGCGCTTTCCTAAAACAATAAGAGCTGGAGTTTCATATGAAAAATTTATTACTGTTAGCTTTACCTATGCTGGTTTCAAAAGCCTTTGCTGGCCCTTTGCAACAGCTGGATTTAGATATTGAGCATATCAGCGTATCGGGGATTTCAAGTGGCGGATTTATGGCGAATCAATTTCACCTTGCCCACTCTAAATGGGTCGATAAAGCTGCGATCATTGCTGCTGGGCCATATTATTGTGCACAGGGATCTATTGGTGGCGCATTATCCCAATGTGTAAACAAAGTGGATACCCCCATCGACCTTGCCTTGCTTAAGCAACAAGCCGAGAATTATGCCAAAGCTGGACTGATTGATGCAATTGGTAACTTACAGCACAGCAAGGTTTGGTTATTTCACGGTAACAAAGACACCCGCGTAATTGCCCCGGTCAGCGAAGCACTGTTTACCCAATATTCAAACTGGATAAAGCCTGAAAACCTTAAATACATTAGCGACAAGCCATTCGCTCATCACTTTCCAACCCAAAAAAACGGCCACCAGTGCGATGAATCCAAAGCGCCATTTATCGGTAAATGTAACTATGATGCCGCGGGTGAGTTTTTGTCATTTTTGTTCGATTCGTTGAAACCAGCTAGCGAGAAACCTAGCGGTCAGGTAGTGGAATTTGATCAACGTGAATTGGGCGGTGAAGTCGCGAGCACATTGGCAAAAACAGGTTATGCGTATGTGCCCAATAGCTGTAGTCAAGGTGAGCAATGCACCCTTCACATGAGCTTTCATGGCTGCAATCAGAACGCAGAGGCTGTAGACCAGCAATTCATTCAACAAAATGGCTTAAACAACTGGGCCGATAGTAACCATATGGTTGTCTTGTACCCCCAAACTCGTGCATCCATGATGATGCCACTCAACCCTCAAGGTTGCTGGGATTGGTGGGGATATACCGGCGAGAATTATGCAACTAAATCTGGCAAACAGATTCAGGCTGTCGAAAATATTGTTAAACACATGGCTAAATAAATAGAGCTAATAGGGGAATTTATGTCTACTAAAACCGTATTAATTACCGGTGGTGCAAGTGGTATTGGCTATGGCATTGGCGAATACTTAGGGAATCAAGGCCATCATATAGTGATTGCTGATATCAATGGCCAGTCTGCTGAGTTAGCGGCCGGCAAATTGAGGAAGTTAGGTATAGTTGCAGACTCTATCGTAATAGATGTATCCAGTAGCCAACAAATAGAAGGCTTGGTTGATGCCTTGATGCCACTTCAAATAGATGTATTGATTAATAATGCTGGCATTCAACATGTCTCTAAATTGGAAGATTTCCCTGCGGATAAATGGCAGATGTTAATCAATATCATGTTAGTTGGACCCGCATTATTGTCGAAGGCTTTTTTGCCCGGTATGCGAGAGCGTAATTTTGGCCGTATTATTAATATTGGCTCCTTGCATTCATTGGTCGCCTCCCCCTACAAATCAGCTTATGTAGCCGCGAAACATGGTCTGCTCGGCTTTGCCAAGACGGTGGCATTGGAGATTGGGCAAGCAAACATCACGATAAACACCCTATGTCCGGCCTATGTGAAAACCCCACTGGTGGAACAACAAATCGCAGCACAAGCCTTGCAAAATAATATAACTGAAGCAGAAGTGATCGATAAAATAATGCTTGAGCCAATGCCAAAAAAGGCGTTTATCAGTATCGATGAACTTGCCGCTAGCGCCGCCTTTTTGATCAGTGATGGAGCTCGTAACATGACGGCTCAAACCCTAGTAATTGACGGTGGTTGGACTGCACGTTGAGCCGAGTCAGCTAAGCTAGTTGTTGGCTATTGTTACTTGGTTTTAACATTAAAGCATGGGTATACTGCAGTTCCTTTTTTACTAACGTTGTTTTCATCACTATGCCGTTTAAAACCATTGGATTGATTGGTAAACCCGCACACGAAGGTGCCAACAAAAGCTTGAATGCAATCGTGCAGTTTTTAAAAAGCAAGGGTTGCCGCATTTTGGTAGAACGAAAAGTGACCAACATGCTGGTAGGTAACGGTTTTGAGTCAGCAGAGTTGGAAGAAATTGGCACACAAGCAGACTTAGCAATAGTTGTTGGCGGCGATGGAAATATGTTGGGTGCTGCCAGAGTGTTGGCCAAGCATGATGTCGCTGTAGTCGGTGTAAACCGTGGTAATTTAGGCTTTTTAACTGATATCAGTCCAGATGACATCGAGCGTCAGTTAGAAAGCATTTTCCAAGGGGAAAGTGTTCGCGAACAACGATTCATATTGCAGGTTGAAGTATTTCGCGACGGCATTTTACAAAGTGCCAATTCAGCAATAAACGAAGTGGTACTGCATCACGGTAAAGTGGCGCATATGATGGAGTTCGAAGTCTATATTGACGATAATTTTGTCTTTAGCCAACGCTCAGATGGACTGATTGTAGCCACTCCTACAGGCTCAACAGCCTATTCATTGTCCGGGGGGGGGCCGATTCTTACTCCGAACTTAGACGCTTTGACATTAGTACCCATGTTTCCCCATACATTGAGTAGCAGACCCATAGTGGTCGACGCCAATAGTACCGTCAAAATGAAAGTATCCCAAGACAACACAGACAACTTACAAGTAAGTTGCGACAGTCATATAGTATTAACAGTGTTACCCGGTGACATTATTAATATTAAAAAGAATCAGGACAAACTGTCTCTTATTCACCCTAAAGATTATAACTATTTCAATGTGTTACGTACCAAGCTGGGTTGGGGCTCAAAACTTTATTAAATGCAGCTGTAAAAACTGAACGGCTTAATTCGCAATTCACTTTACAAATTTCAAAATATGTATATATTTACAGTTACTGTATATATGAACATGTGTTTATTTTTATGTTGATCCATTTATCTATTAAAAATTTAGCAATTGTAAAAAGTTTGGATATTGATTTCCGTCAGGGTTTATCTGTTATCACCGGTGAAACGGGAGCAGGGAAATCTATTGCAATCGATGCCTTGGGATTATGTTTAGGCGATAGAG
Above is a window of Aliiglaciecola sp. LCG003 DNA encoding:
- a CDS encoding homoserine O-acetyltransferase, which gives rise to MCSSVNAELLVDKQTFTSQNFKTFNGNNIKEVNVGWESYGNLNPQKDNVILITHYFTGNSHAAGKYDVADASLGYWDAIIGPGKAIDTNRFFVISVDSLANLGVGDPHVITTGPASINPDTQKPYGLDFPVVTIRDFVNVQKLVLESLGIQKLYAVVGPSMGSMQAIDWAAAYPSKVERMMSVIGAGQSDPWTTALLEHWATPIKLDRNWNDGDYYAGSAPIDGLTASLMLITQNALSADFFNQLGKQTVPFQALESEPLHDIRKSHSIVNWLRSRAQARATTMDANHLLYLVRACQLFITGHQHDFSKAIASITAKTLFLPATQDQLLMPYHAKQTHQALIDSGKKSQIKMLEGPLGHLEGVTGISQHTDAIRAFLKQ
- a CDS encoding PHB depolymerase family esterase, with amino-acid sequence MKNLLLLALPMLVSKAFAGPLQQLDLDIEHISVSGISSGGFMANQFHLAHSKWVDKAAIIAAGPYYCAQGSIGGALSQCVNKVDTPIDLALLKQQAENYAKAGLIDAIGNLQHSKVWLFHGNKDTRVIAPVSEALFTQYSNWIKPENLKYISDKPFAHHFPTQKNGHQCDESKAPFIGKCNYDAAGEFLSFLFDSLKPASEKPSGQVVEFDQRELGGEVASTLAKTGYAYVPNSCSQGEQCTLHMSFHGCNQNAEAVDQQFIQQNGLNNWADSNHMVVLYPQTRASMMMPLNPQGCWDWWGYTGENYATKSGKQIQAVENIVKHMAK
- a CDS encoding 3-hydroxybutyrate dehydrogenase, which produces MSTKTVLITGGASGIGYGIGEYLGNQGHHIVIADINGQSAELAAGKLRKLGIVADSIVIDVSSSQQIEGLVDALMPLQIDVLINNAGIQHVSKLEDFPADKWQMLINIMLVGPALLSKAFLPGMRERNFGRIINIGSLHSLVASPYKSAYVAAKHGLLGFAKTVALEIGQANITINTLCPAYVKTPLVEQQIAAQALQNNITEAEVIDKIMLEPMPKKAFISIDELAASAAFLISDGARNMTAQTLVIDGGWTAR
- the nadK gene encoding NAD(+) kinase, with product MPFKTIGLIGKPAHEGANKSLNAIVQFLKSKGCRILVERKVTNMLVGNGFESAELEEIGTQADLAIVVGGDGNMLGAARVLAKHDVAVVGVNRGNLGFLTDISPDDIERQLESIFQGESVREQRFILQVEVFRDGILQSANSAINEVVLHHGKVAHMMEFEVYIDDNFVFSQRSDGLIVATPTGSTAYSLSGGGPILTPNLDALTLVPMFPHTLSSRPIVVDANSTVKMKVSQDNTDNLQVSCDSHIVLTVLPGDIINIKKNQDKLSLIHPKDYNYFNVLRTKLGWGSKLY